A single genomic interval of Streptococcus oralis subsp. dentisani harbors:
- the cls gene encoding cardiolipin synthase, which translates to MTARKMQLLMSKYGFSITIMLAELFIVFGLFLYLGQMAPIIWIILVILVSMATIVSIVNRSMNPESKVTWLLVAFVPVFGPLLYIMFGERRLSKKEMKQLKQLQSMVDREDNSRALRLELKEQDKSAYGVIKSLLSMDTNADVYNRTDTHFFPSGESMWRQMLEDLKKAEKFIFLEYYIIEEGLMWDSILEILEEKAAQGVEVKLLYDDIGCMATLPGDYTIQLRSRGIEAHKFNKVIPRLTVAYNNRDHRKIMIIDGQIAYTGGVNLADEYINHIERFGYWKDSGIRLDGSAVKAFTRLFLSTWYINRGEISDFDQYHLENQPKDGMGLCIPYSSGPKPIYRAQVGKTVYQNLINQATDYVYITTPYLITDYDLTESIKNAALRGVDVRIVTPCIPDKKVIQLVTRGAYPDLLSAGVRIYEYSPGFLHSKQMLVDGEVATVGTINFDYRSLLHHYENGVLLYRTQSIIDIERDFEEIFKVSQEIYPHTIKTSWYQSLIKEIVQLFAPML; encoded by the coding sequence ATGACGGCTAGAAAAATGCAGCTACTCATGTCCAAGTATGGTTTTAGTATTACCATTATGTTGGCAGAGTTGTTTATCGTCTTTGGTTTATTTCTCTATCTAGGGCAGATGGCTCCAATTATCTGGATTATCCTAGTTATTTTAGTGAGTATGGCGACCATTGTATCGATTGTCAATCGGTCCATGAATCCTGAGAGTAAGGTAACATGGCTGTTAGTAGCCTTTGTGCCAGTATTTGGCCCCTTGCTCTATATCATGTTTGGAGAACGCCGTTTATCTAAAAAAGAAATGAAACAGCTAAAGCAGCTTCAATCAATGGTTGACCGAGAGGACAATAGCAGAGCCCTCCGTTTGGAGTTAAAAGAACAAGATAAGTCGGCTTACGGAGTCATCAAATCCCTCCTCAGTATGGATACGAATGCGGATGTCTATAATCGAACAGATACCCATTTCTTCCCTTCAGGTGAAAGTATGTGGCGCCAGATGTTGGAGGATCTCAAAAAAGCTGAGAAATTTATCTTTCTCGAATACTATATCATCGAAGAAGGCTTGATGTGGGACAGCATTTTGGAGATTTTGGAAGAAAAGGCAGCTCAAGGAGTAGAAGTGAAGCTCCTCTATGATGATATTGGTTGTATGGCAACCTTGCCTGGGGATTATACCATCCAGCTTCGTAGCCGAGGAATTGAAGCCCATAAATTTAACAAGGTGATTCCGCGCTTGACCGTTGCCTATAACAACCGTGACCACCGTAAAATCATGATTATCGATGGGCAGATTGCCTATACAGGTGGTGTTAATCTGGCAGATGAGTATATCAACCATATCGAACGCTTTGGTTATTGGAAAGATAGCGGTATTCGCCTAGATGGATCAGCGGTCAAGGCTTTTACTAGACTCTTTTTATCCACCTGGTATATCAACCGTGGGGAAATTAGTGACTTTGACCAATACCATCTCGAAAATCAACCAAAAGATGGGATGGGGCTCTGTATTCCCTATAGTAGCGGGCCAAAACCCATCTACCGAGCTCAAGTTGGAAAAACGGTCTATCAAAATCTTATCAATCAAGCTACAGATTACGTCTATATCACGACTCCCTATCTGATCACTGACTATGATTTAACAGAAAGTATCAAAAATGCAGCTCTGAGAGGGGTAGATGTGCGAATTGTGACGCCGTGTATCCCAGATAAGAAGGTTATTCAGTTAGTTACTCGGGGAGCCTATCCAGATTTGCTATCTGCGGGAGTTCGCATTTACGAGTACAGTCCCGGATTTCTTCATAGCAAGCAAATGCTTGTTGATGGAGAGGTGGCTACTGTGGGAACCATCAATTTTGATTATCGTAGCTTGCTTCACCACTATGAAAATGGCGTTTTGCTTTATAGAACACAGTCTATCATCGATATTGAGAGGGACTTCGAAGAGATTTTTAAGGTTTCTCAAGAAATTTATCCCCACACAATCAAAACAAGCTGGTATCAAAGCTTAATCAAGGAAATTGTCCAGTTGTTTGCGCCCATGCTCTAA
- a CDS encoding iron-containing alcohol dehydrogenase has translation MATFYVPSVNLIGKGVVNEVGPYIKELGYKKALLVTDKFIEGSDILPKVLKPLDAEGIEYVIFSDVEPNPTCKNVTDGVAALKEHGCDFIISLGGGSPQDAASCISIIATNSGKPQDYEGLHKSAEKGLPVVAINTTAGTSAEITINYVITDEERKVKMVMVDKNSLALISVNDPELMLSKPKGLTAATGMDALTHAVEALVTPGAYNVTKKLSIGAIELIKEYLPRAVANGQDIEAREAMVNAIFLGGMSFNNAGLGYVHSMAHQLGAVYNLPHGVCCAMLLPVVERENAKRVPEAFRNVAKALGLHVEGKTDQECADYAIAEIEKLSETVGIPKKLTELGIEEKDFDFDYLSKNALIDACAPGNPFMPTLEETIALYKELF, from the coding sequence ATGGCTACATTTTACGTTCCATCAGTTAACCTTATCGGTAAAGGTGTTGTAAATGAAGTAGGTCCGTATATCAAGGAACTTGGGTATAAGAAGGCCCTTTTGGTGACAGATAAGTTCATCGAAGGTAGTGATATTTTACCCAAAGTCCTAAAACCCTTAGATGCTGAAGGGATCGAATATGTGATCTTTAGCGATGTGGAGCCAAATCCGACTTGCAAGAACGTCACAGACGGAGTGGCTGCCCTGAAAGAGCATGGATGTGACTTTATCATCAGTCTTGGTGGTGGGTCTCCACAGGATGCGGCTAGTTGTATCTCTATCATCGCTACAAATAGTGGCAAACCACAGGACTACGAAGGACTTCACAAGTCTGCTGAAAAAGGGTTGCCAGTGGTTGCTATCAATACAACAGCTGGAACTTCAGCAGAAATTACCATTAACTATGTCATTACTGATGAAGAACGCAAGGTCAAGATGGTAATGGTTGATAAGAACAGTCTTGCCCTCATCTCTGTCAATGATCCAGAACTCATGCTTTCAAAACCGAAAGGATTGACAGCGGCGACAGGTATGGATGCTCTTACTCACGCTGTCGAAGCCTTAGTAACACCAGGTGCTTATAATGTGACCAAGAAACTCTCTATCGGAGCGATTGAACTCATCAAGGAGTATCTCCCTCGTGCTGTGGCTAATGGCCAAGATATCGAAGCGCGTGAGGCGATGGTTAATGCGATCTTCCTTGGCGGTATGAGTTTTAACAACGCTGGTTTGGGCTACGTTCACTCAATGGCTCACCAACTCGGTGCAGTGTATAACTTACCACATGGTGTCTGCTGTGCCATGCTTCTTCCAGTTGTTGAACGTGAAAATGCCAAACGCGTGCCAGAAGCTTTCCGCAATGTAGCCAAGGCCTTGGGACTCCATGTTGAAGGGAAAACAGACCAAGAATGTGCTGACTATGCTATTGCTGAAATTGAGAAGCTGTCTGAAACCGTTGGTATTCCTAAGAAACTCACTGAACTCGGTATCGAAGAAAAGGACTTTGACTTTGACTACCTTTCTAAGAATGCCTTGATTGATGCATGTGCGCCAGGTAATCCATTTATGCCAACCTTAGAAGAAACTATTGCTCTCTACAAAGAACTTTTCTAG
- a CDS encoding SP_0198 family lipoprotein, whose product MRTKTFTLSIASLAILSLLAACGPKAQAPTQQSAQQPSTQQESSSSAATSASQPQASSSQDTTVAQPTNIDGTYTGKDENDQITLVVTGKTGTWTEVEPDGDKEIKQVSFEPENQRVIIDDDVKIYAVNGNQMIIDDMDREASDRVVLTKQ is encoded by the coding sequence ATGAGAACGAAAACATTCACACTTTCTATTGCTTCCCTAGCAATTCTTAGTCTTTTAGCAGCTTGTGGACCTAAGGCGCAAGCCCCTACCCAGCAATCTGCTCAGCAACCATCTACTCAACAAGAATCATCTTCTAGCGCTGCAACAAGTGCCAGCCAACCACAAGCCTCCTCAAGTCAGGACACTACTGTAGCCCAACCTACTAACATCGATGGTACCTATACTGGAAAAGATGAGAATGACCAGATCACTCTTGTTGTAACAGGTAAAACTGGTACATGGACTGAGGTCGAGCCAGATGGAGATAAGGAAATCAAGCAAGTCAGCTTTGAGCCAGAAAATCAACGTGTCATTATCGATGATGATGTCAAAATTTATGCGGTTAATGGTAATCAAATGATTATCGACGATATGGACCGAGAGGCATCTGACCGAGTAGTCCTAACTAAGCAATAA
- a CDS encoding bifunctional folylpolyglutamate synthase/dihydrofolate synthase translates to MFEVEEWLHSRIGLNFRSGLGRMQRAVDLLGNPERAYPIIHVTGTNGKGSTIAFMRELFATHGKKVGTFTSPHIISIHDRICINGQPIAEEDFVRIANQVKEMEKTLLETHDQLSFFELLTLIALLYFKEQGVDLVLLEVGIGGLLDTTNVVTGEIAVITSIGLDHQETLGDSLEEIAEQKAGIFKAGKQAVIAKLAPEAELVCQKRARELAVELYQAGRDFILNAGDFSSKLASLSQLEIGLEGAYQQENATLALETFLLFMASREEKVDEQLVRQALQETHWAGRLERIRPQIYLDGAHNLPALTRLVEFIQEKIQQGYQVRILFGALKRKDYQGMLGYLSEQLPQVELKVTGFDYQGSLDEKDVAGYDLIPSYGDFISEFEEKANDQDLLFVTGSLYFISEVRASLLGSDGTS, encoded by the coding sequence ATGTTTGAAGTAGAAGAATGGCTTCATAGTCGGATTGGTTTAAACTTTAGATCTGGACTTGGAAGAATGCAGCGAGCAGTGGATTTGCTGGGGAATCCAGAGAGGGCCTATCCTATTATCCACGTAACAGGGACTAACGGTAAAGGGTCAACTATTGCCTTTATGAGGGAGTTGTTTGCAACTCATGGTAAAAAAGTTGGTACTTTTACCTCTCCTCATATCATCAGTATCCATGATCGAATCTGTATCAATGGGCAACCAATCGCAGAGGAAGACTTTGTCCGTATAGCTAACCAAGTCAAGGAGATGGAGAAAACTCTCTTAGAAACACATGATCAATTGTCTTTCTTTGAGTTGTTGACCTTGATTGCCTTGCTTTACTTTAAAGAGCAGGGAGTGGATCTAGTCCTGCTAGAAGTGGGGATTGGTGGTTTGCTTGATACCACTAATGTCGTAACAGGAGAAATTGCAGTTATTACTTCCATTGGGCTAGATCATCAGGAGACCTTGGGCGATAGTCTGGAGGAAATAGCCGAGCAGAAAGCTGGTATTTTCAAGGCTGGCAAGCAGGCGGTTATTGCCAAGCTTGCTCCAGAAGCTGAGCTTGTCTGTCAAAAAAGAGCAAGAGAGTTAGCTGTTGAACTTTATCAAGCTGGACGAGACTTCATCTTGAATGCGGGGGATTTTTCAAGTAAGCTAGCAAGCCTTTCACAGCTCGAAATCGGTTTGGAAGGTGCTTATCAGCAAGAAAATGCTACCCTGGCTTTAGAAACCTTTCTTCTGTTTATGGCGTCAAGAGAGGAAAAAGTCGATGAACAGCTTGTGAGACAGGCCTTGCAAGAGACCCATTGGGCAGGTCGATTGGAACGGATTCGCCCGCAAATCTACCTAGATGGGGCTCACAATCTTCCAGCCTTAACCCGTTTGGTCGAGTTTATTCAAGAGAAAATCCAACAAGGCTATCAAGTCCGTATCCTTTTTGGTGCCCTTAAACGCAAAGATTATCAAGGGATGTTAGGTTATCTATCTGAGCAGTTGCCTCAGGTGGAACTTAAGGTGACAGGTTTTGACTACCAAGGTTCTTTGGATGAGAAGGATGTGGCGGGTTACGATTTGATTCCTTCCTATGGCGATTTCATCAGCGAATTTGAAGAAAAGGCCAATGATCAGGACTTGCTTTTCGTGACGGGGTCACTCTACTTTATCTCGGAAGTACGAGCGAGTTTGTTAGGAAGCGATGGGACTAGTTGA
- a CDS encoding DUF1292 domain-containing protein, which translates to MSHDHNHDHEERELITLVDEQGNETLFEILLTIDGKEEFGKNYVLLVPVNAEEDENGEVEIQAYSFIENEDGTEGELQPIPEDSEDEWNMIEEVFNSFMEE; encoded by the coding sequence ATGTCACACGATCACAACCATGACCACGAAGAACGTGAATTGATTACACTAGTAGATGAGCAAGGAAATGAAACCTTGTTTGAAATTCTTTTGACCATCGACGGGAAAGAAGAATTTGGCAAGAACTATGTTCTTCTAGTGCCAGTTAATGCAGAAGAAGATGAAAATGGTGAAGTTGAAATCCAAGCTTACTCATTCATCGAAAATGAAGACGGAACAGAAGGCGAATTGCAACCAATCCCAGAAGACTCAGAAGACGAATGGAACATGATCGAAGAAGTCTTCAACAGCTTTATGGAGGAGTAA
- the ruvX gene encoding Holliday junction resolvase RuvX — translation MRIMGLDVGSKTVGVAISDPLGFTAQGLEIVQINEDQGQFGFDRIKELVDSYKVERFVVGLPKNMNNTSGPRVEASQAYGAKLEELFSLPVEYQDERLTTVAAERMLIEQADISRNKRKKVIDKLAAQLILQNYLDRKF, via the coding sequence ATGAGAATTATGGGATTGGACGTCGGTTCAAAAACGGTAGGCGTGGCCATTAGCGATCCACTGGGCTTCACCGCTCAGGGACTTGAAATCGTCCAGATTAATGAGGATCAGGGCCAGTTTGGTTTTGACCGTATCAAGGAATTGGTTGACAGCTATAAGGTGGAACGTTTTGTAGTAGGTCTGCCTAAAAACATGAACAATACCAGCGGTCCGCGAGTAGAAGCTAGTCAAGCCTACGGAGCAAAACTAGAGGAACTTTTTAGTTTGCCAGTAGAGTATCAAGATGAGCGCTTGACGACAGTCGCAGCTGAGCGTATGTTGATTGAGCAGGCTGACATCAGTCGCAACAAGCGAAAAAAAGTCATTGATAAATTGGCTGCTCAGCTGATTTTGCAAAATTATTTAGATAGAAAATTTTAA
- a CDS encoding IreB family regulatory phosphoprotein: MGFTEETVRFKLDDSNKKEISETLTDVYASLNEKGYNPINQIVGYVLSGDPAYVPRYNNARNQIRKYERDEIVEELVRYYLKGQGVDL; the protein is encoded by the coding sequence ATGGGATTTACTGAAGAAACTGTACGTTTTAAATTGGATGATTCCAACAAGAAGGAAATCAGTGAAACGTTGACAGATGTCTATGCTTCTCTGAATGAAAAGGGTTATAATCCGATAAATCAAATCGTCGGTTATGTATTGAGTGGAGACCCTGCCTACGTTCCTCGTTACAATAATGCACGAAATCAAATCCGTAAGTATGAGCGTGATGAAATTGTTGAAGAATTGGTACGCTATTACCTTAAAGGACAAGGAGTCGATCTATAA
- a CDS encoding SP0191 family lipoprotein has protein sequence MKKIVIGAATLLLLLAGCSQKKETTSSSKHESETLQSTLPILENAEKNTVVTKTLIFPESGDGVKQTQTITYKGKQFLKLVIRQIRPLSEELKSFIADHGLEETQKALLEAEEKDEMLQEARKLAGFTLETKLLSETEIQTTTTYDLQVLDVKKASQTDYLKNLGLETLLKNEPSQYIADRVANGATEQ, from the coding sequence ATGAAAAAGATAGTAATTGGCGCAGCTACTCTCCTCCTGCTACTTGCAGGATGTAGCCAAAAGAAGGAAACGACATCCAGTTCAAAACATGAATCCGAAACACTCCAGTCTACTCTGCCCATTTTGGAAAATGCGGAAAAGAATACGGTTGTGACCAAGACTTTGATTTTCCCCGAGTCAGGAGATGGCGTCAAGCAAACGCAAACCATTACCTATAAAGGGAAACAATTTCTAAAATTGGTTATTCGGCAGATACGGCCCTTAAGTGAGGAATTGAAATCCTTTATCGCTGACCACGGTCTTGAAGAAACTCAAAAAGCTCTTTTAGAAGCAGAAGAAAAGGATGAAATGCTTCAGGAAGCGCGCAAATTGGCAGGTTTTACACTTGAAACCAAACTGCTCAGTGAGACTGAAATCCAGACCACAACGACCTATGATTTACAAGTCTTGGATGTCAAAAAGGCGTCACAGACAGATTATTTGAAAAATCTTGGCTTAGAGACTCTTTTGAAAAATGAACCAAGCCAATATATCGCAGACAGAGTGGCAAATGGTGCGACAGAACAGTAA